In a genomic window of Microbacterium amylolyticum:
- the proC gene encoding pyrroline-5-carboxylate reductase: MAEALPSVAFVGAGSMGGSILKGLVASGIPVDGGIYVTNRSAAKAEALSSLENVTSIALENTPDGNVDAVAAARVVLVGVKPYMIADLLDQIGPHLREDAIVVSLAAGITIAQFEDKLGRTSVIRSMPNTPSTVGKGVTGLAAGTYASEDDMAIVRRLFETVGDVVEVSGDDGIDAISTISGSGPAYVFLFIEKMIEAAKHQGFDDDTARLIAEKTFIGATTFLEASGQHPADLRRGVTSPKGTTHEAVETFQAAGLGDLFVRATDAAYARAKELAAEG; encoded by the coding sequence ATGGCTGAAGCACTTCCCTCTGTGGCATTTGTCGGCGCTGGTTCGATGGGCGGCTCCATCCTCAAGGGCCTTGTCGCCAGCGGAATCCCCGTTGACGGCGGCATTTATGTAACTAATCGCTCGGCGGCGAAGGCGGAGGCTCTCTCCTCGCTGGAAAACGTCACGAGCATCGCGCTGGAAAACACGCCAGACGGCAACGTCGACGCGGTTGCCGCGGCGCGTGTTGTGCTCGTGGGCGTGAAGCCGTACATGATCGCCGACCTGCTGGACCAGATCGGACCGCATCTGCGGGAGGACGCGATCGTTGTGAGCCTCGCGGCCGGCATCACGATCGCGCAGTTCGAAGACAAGCTCGGGCGCACCTCGGTCATCCGGTCGATGCCGAATACGCCGTCGACCGTTGGCAAGGGCGTGACGGGCCTTGCGGCTGGCACATATGCCAGCGAAGACGACATGGCGATCGTTCGCCGTCTGTTTGAAACCGTTGGCGACGTTGTTGAGGTGTCGGGGGACGATGGGATTGACGCGATCTCCACGATCTCCGGGTCCGGTCCCGCCTATGTCTTCCTCTTCATCGAAAAGATGATCGAGGCCGCGAAACACCAGGGTTTCGACGACGACACAGCGCGCCTGATCGCGGAGAAGACCTTCATTGGTGCGACGACGTTCCTCGAGGCTTCCGGACAGCACCCGGCCGACCTGCGTCGAGGCGTGACCAGCCCGAAGGGCACAACGCACGAGGCCGTCGAGACGTTCCAGGCGGCAGGCCTGGGGGATCTCTTCGTCCGAGCGACCGACGCCGCCTACGCGCGTGCGAAGGAACTCGCCGCCGAGGGGTGA
- the upp gene encoding uracil phosphoribosyltransferase, which translates to MRVHIADHPLITHKLTVLRDKSTSSPVFRQLTEELMTLLAYEATRDVRVAECEIETPVMVTNGVKIADPKPLVVPILRAGLGMLEGMTKLVPTAEVGFVGIVRDETTFKPSTYAERLPDDLAGRQCFVLDPMLATGGSLAAAIKFLFDRGATDVTAVCLLGTPEGVQALEALVGDRNVNLVLGAMDDGLNEKGYIVPGLGDAGDRLYGTV; encoded by the coding sequence ATGCGCGTGCACATTGCGGATCATCCGCTCATCACCCACAAGCTGACCGTTCTGCGCGATAAGTCGACATCATCGCCCGTGTTCCGTCAGCTGACGGAAGAGCTGATGACGCTGCTTGCCTATGAGGCCACCCGCGATGTCCGCGTTGCAGAGTGCGAAATCGAAACCCCCGTCATGGTGACCAACGGCGTGAAGATCGCCGACCCGAAGCCACTCGTCGTGCCGATTCTCCGCGCCGGGCTCGGCATGCTGGAGGGCATGACCAAGCTCGTGCCGACCGCCGAGGTGGGCTTCGTCGGCATCGTTCGTGACGAGACAACGTTTAAGCCGTCAACATACGCGGAGCGTCTGCCCGACGATCTCGCGGGACGACAGTGCTTCGTTCTGGACCCGATGCTCGCCACCGGCGGGTCTCTTGCCGCGGCGATCAAGTTCCTGTTCGACCGTGGAGCAACGGACGTCACGGCGGTCTGCCTGCTCGGAACTCCCGAGGGCGTGCAGGCGCTGGAGGCGCTCGTCGGCGATCGCAACGTGAACCTCGTGCTGGGGGCGATGGATGATGGCCTGAACGAAAAGGGCTATATCGTTCCGGGCCTCGGCGATGCCGGAGACCGCCTCTACGGCACCGTCTAA
- the tadA gene encoding tRNA adenosine(34) deaminase TadA has translation MEPREADVRAMRRALALAHEAAGAGEVPVGAVVVGPEGQIIGQGRNLRENTADPTAHAEVVAMREAASAIGSWNLDGCTLAVTLEPCLMCAGTLLQARISRVVFGAWDDKAGAAGSMYDVVRDRRLPHRAEVVGGVLEEETRAVLAEFFEERR, from the coding sequence ATGGAGCCGCGTGAAGCCGATGTCAGGGCGATGCGACGCGCGCTCGCGCTCGCACACGAGGCGGCGGGCGCCGGGGAGGTGCCCGTGGGCGCGGTTGTGGTCGGCCCGGAGGGGCAGATCATCGGGCAGGGCCGGAACCTGCGCGAGAACACCGCCGACCCGACGGCGCACGCCGAGGTCGTCGCGATGCGCGAAGCCGCTTCGGCGATCGGGTCGTGGAACCTCGACGGCTGCACGCTGGCGGTCACCCTCGAACCGTGTCTGATGTGCGCGGGGACGCTGTTGCAGGCCCGCATTTCTCGCGTGGTCTTCGGCGCGTGGGACGACAAGGCCGGCGCCGCCGGATCGATGTATGACGTCGTGCGTGATCGCCGGCTGCCCCATCGCGCCGAGGTCGTCGGCGGCGTCCTCGAAGAAGAGACCCGAGCGGTGCTTGCGGAGTTCTTCGAGGAACGCCGCTGA
- a CDS encoding TrkH family potassium uptake protein: MRVVLGFFRDVIRRSPARTAVLVFAFAALVFTALLSLPIASANRQITPLSDAFFTAVSAVTVTGLTTVNTADHWSLFGEIVILAAIQVGALGVVTIALLFARVVTKRLGLSSKIMAREMVGASDLGDVWRLLRIVLAVTFIAEGALMAVLIPAFIVADGDWLIGIWHGIFYAISAFGNAGFVVHSGGLADLDGNYVVLGAVAIGVFVGSFGFPVFLNFVRAKWMVKHWSLHTKLTLVTTSILLVVGMAGWLVTEWANPATLGDRAVGDRLFQGLFASINMRSGGFHVVDTSEMSTASMLITDAMMFVGGGSASTAGGIKVTTLAVLFLAIVAEAKGTHHVMAARRRIPEGALRVAISVTFLGASLVLGGSLLIAMTNNAQLADILFEVISAFATCGLSVGLSAELDGFGKIVLSILMLTGRVGPIALAASLTARQRDVHFTYPEERPIIG, from the coding sequence ATGCGGGTCGTTCTCGGCTTCTTCAGGGATGTGATCCGCCGGTCGCCCGCGCGCACCGCGGTTCTCGTCTTCGCGTTCGCGGCACTGGTTTTCACGGCGCTGCTGAGCCTCCCGATCGCGTCGGCGAATCGCCAGATCACACCACTGTCCGATGCCTTCTTCACAGCGGTGTCCGCTGTGACCGTCACCGGTCTGACAACAGTCAACACGGCCGACCACTGGTCGCTCTTCGGCGAAATCGTAATCCTCGCGGCGATCCAGGTCGGCGCACTCGGCGTTGTCACCATCGCTCTTCTCTTCGCCCGCGTTGTCACGAAACGGCTTGGGCTCAGCAGCAAGATCATGGCGCGCGAGATGGTCGGAGCCAGCGACCTCGGTGATGTCTGGCGTCTGCTGCGCATCGTGCTCGCGGTGACATTCATCGCCGAGGGCGCCCTGATGGCGGTGCTCATCCCGGCGTTCATCGTGGCCGATGGCGACTGGCTAATCGGCATCTGGCACGGAATCTTCTACGCGATCTCCGCGTTCGGAAACGCCGGATTCGTCGTGCACTCCGGCGGCCTTGCCGATCTCGATGGCAACTACGTCGTTCTCGGCGCCGTTGCCATCGGTGTCTTTGTCGGCAGCTTCGGCTTCCCCGTGTTCTTGAACTTCGTTCGGGCGAAGTGGATGGTCAAGCACTGGTCGCTGCACACCAAGCTCACTCTCGTGACGACGTCCATTCTCCTCGTCGTCGGCATGGCGGGATGGCTCGTGACCGAGTGGGCAAATCCCGCGACGCTCGGTGATCGTGCGGTGGGCGACCGCCTCTTCCAAGGACTGTTCGCCTCGATCAACATGCGATCCGGCGGGTTCCACGTCGTCGATACCTCCGAGATGTCAACGGCGTCGATGTTGATCACGGACGCGATGATGTTCGTCGGTGGTGGATCGGCGTCAACGGCAGGTGGGATCAAGGTCACCACCCTCGCCGTTCTGTTCCTCGCGATCGTCGCTGAGGCGAAGGGAACGCACCATGTCATGGCGGCCCGGCGACGCATTCCCGAGGGTGCTCTGCGCGTTGCGATTTCGGTGACGTTCCTCGGGGCATCACTCGTTCTCGGTGGATCGCTGCTGATCGCGATGACGAACAACGCCCAGCTGGCCGACATTCTCTTCGAGGTGATCTCGGCATTTGCGACGTGCGGGCTGTCGGTCGGGCTCTCCGCCGAGCTCGACGGCTTCGGCAAGATCGTGCTCTCGATTCTGATGTTGACGGGCCGCGTTGGCCCCATCGCCCTCGCCGCATCGCTGACCGCGCGACAGCGCGATGTGCACTTCACCTACCCCGAGGAACGACCAATCATCGGGTGA
- a CDS encoding LLM class F420-dependent oxidoreductase: MATPEFCVFTEPQQGASYATQLVMARQAEASGFDGFFRSDHYLAMGDFVDGLPGPTDAWTALAGLARETTTLRLGTLVSSVTYRVPGILAIQVAQVDEMSGGRVELGLGTGWFGDEHAAYGIPFPAKRFDLLEEQLAIVNGLWQTPAGATFSFDGDHYQLTDSPALPKPVQSRIPVIVGGAGLKRTPRIAAEHATEFNVAFQPEEVVVDRWGRAREACERIDRDPASLKLTVALTTLGGATTQDVERRAAATGVDLAQFRQDHTFAGSADDIVERAGRLIEQGAERIYFQLIDMTDLDHIAFIGEEVLPQLR; encoded by the coding sequence ATGGCCACTCCTGAGTTCTGCGTCTTTACCGAACCCCAGCAGGGGGCGTCCTACGCCACCCAACTTGTCATGGCACGGCAGGCCGAAGCGTCCGGTTTCGACGGTTTCTTCCGTTCGGATCATTATCTGGCGATGGGTGACTTCGTCGATGGCTTGCCCGGGCCCACCGATGCCTGGACCGCCCTCGCCGGCCTCGCACGCGAAACCACAACGCTCCGCCTCGGCACCCTCGTGTCCAGCGTGACCTACCGCGTTCCCGGAATCCTCGCGATCCAGGTTGCGCAGGTGGATGAGATGTCGGGAGGCCGCGTTGAGCTCGGTCTCGGAACCGGGTGGTTCGGCGACGAACACGCGGCATACGGAATTCCATTCCCCGCCAAACGCTTCGACCTCCTCGAAGAACAACTCGCCATCGTCAATGGGCTGTGGCAGACACCAGCCGGCGCCACGTTCTCGTTCGACGGCGACCACTATCAGCTCACGGACTCCCCCGCCCTCCCGAAGCCGGTGCAGTCCCGCATCCCGGTGATCGTTGGCGGCGCGGGCCTCAAGCGCACGCCCCGTATCGCCGCAGAACACGCAACCGAGTTCAATGTGGCGTTCCAGCCGGAAGAGGTCGTCGTCGATCGGTGGGGACGGGCGCGCGAGGCGTGCGAACGGATCGATCGCGATCCCGCCAGCCTCAAGCTCACGGTGGCCCTGACGACTCTGGGCGGCGCCACCACGCAGGACGTTGAGCGACGCGCCGCCGCAACGGGCGTTGACCTGGCGCAGTTCCGCCAGGATCACACGTTTGCTGGCTCCGCCGACGACATCGTCGAACGGGCGGGACGCCTCATCGAGCAGGGTGCGGAACGGATCTACTTCCAGCTCATCGACATGACCGATCTCGACCACATTGCCTTTATCGGCGAAGAGGTGCTGCCCCAGCTGCGCTGA
- a CDS encoding NAD-binding protein, whose protein sequence is MTGFGVALAVGTVLLWLPVSAADAHRTTFVEALFTATSALCVTGLGRFGRAVALELMARGTEVLGIDASEDRVQELNGALTQVVRADATKEDTLRQLAVHEFDRVVIAISTDLKASISCANEPSITR, encoded by the coding sequence GTGACGGGCTTCGGTGTTGCTCTTGCTGTCGGAACTGTCCTTCTGTGGCTACCGGTTTCGGCGGCTGACGCGCACCGCACGACCTTCGTCGAGGCGCTGTTTACCGCGACCTCGGCCCTGTGCGTGACCGGCCTGGGTCGATTCGGCCGAGCCGTGGCGCTCGAGTTGATGGCGCGGGGGACAGAGGTGCTCGGCATCGACGCATCGGAAGACCGAGTTCAGGAGCTCAACGGTGCGCTGACACAGGTTGTGCGTGCGGATGCGACGAAGGAGGACACTCTTCGTCAGCTCGCTGTTCATGAGTTCGATCGTGTTGTGATCGCCATTTCCACCGACCTCAAAGCGTCGATCTCGTGCGCCAACGAACCGAGCATCACCCGATGA